The Acidobacteriota bacterium genome includes a window with the following:
- a CDS encoding MFS transporter has product MPRDRSTGKHTIRAARIDRLQYADVSAADSHDPAAKVRWLPMFAVAGGHFVHDVYFAFFAPLLPLLRERLALSYADAGWLAALIQLPALANPLLGYLADRGGGRWLMVAAPSVAAASMSLIGLAPSRLALGGLLLIAGVGSAFWHVPAPVRLAREAGGRKGTAMSLFMVAGEGARTVGPLLALAVVGLAGPAGLTALMPFGLLTSALLAFVTRDRRGLHRRAATAAAAAPAESWRPLARLFAAVSLVIGGRAFLVGSLATYLPSYVVERGGSLWLGGAALAILQGAGAVGALSSGTLSDRIGRRRILFAVALASPLALFGLARSGPGLMVPLLVLLGLLTFSTNPPLLALVQESAGSRPAVANGIFMTLGFTLRSAALVLVGRLGDTLGLVRAFEIAAFAALLAVAGVLALPRPTDGGVPR; this is encoded by the coding sequence ATGCCTCGAGATCGTTCCACCGGAAAGCACACCATTCGAGCCGCGCGCATCGACCGCCTACAATACGCCGACGTGAGCGCTGCCGACTCCCATGACCCCGCCGCGAAGGTGCGCTGGCTGCCGATGTTCGCGGTGGCCGGGGGCCATTTCGTCCACGATGTCTACTTCGCCTTCTTCGCGCCCCTGTTGCCCCTGCTCCGCGAGCGCCTGGCCCTCAGCTACGCGGATGCGGGCTGGCTGGCGGCGCTGATCCAGCTTCCCGCCCTGGCCAACCCCTTGCTGGGCTACCTCGCCGACCGGGGCGGGGGCCGCTGGCTGATGGTGGCCGCGCCGTCCGTGGCCGCGGCGTCGATGAGCCTGATCGGGCTCGCGCCGAGCCGACTCGCCCTCGGGGGCCTGCTGCTGATCGCCGGTGTCGGATCGGCCTTCTGGCACGTCCCCGCTCCCGTGCGCCTGGCCCGGGAGGCCGGGGGGCGCAAGGGAACGGCCATGTCCCTGTTCATGGTGGCCGGCGAGGGAGCACGTACGGTGGGGCCCCTGCTGGCCCTGGCCGTGGTGGGCCTGGCGGGCCCCGCCGGGCTGACCGCGCTGATGCCCTTCGGGCTGCTGACCTCCGCCCTGCTGGCCTTCGTCACCCGGGACCGCAGGGGTCTCCACCGCCGCGCCGCGACGGCCGCCGCGGCGGCACCCGCCGAGTCGTGGCGTCCCCTGGCACGGCTGTTCGCGGCGGTGAGCCTGGTGATCGGAGGCCGGGCTTTCCTGGTCGGCTCCCTGGCCACCTACCTCCCCTCCTACGTGGTGGAGCGGGGCGGATCGCTCTGGCTTGGCGGCGCGGCCCTGGCGATTCTCCAGGGCGCCGGCGCGGTGGGCGCCCTGTCGAGCGGTACCCTCAGCGACCGCATCGGCCGGCGGCGCATCCTCTTCGCCGTCGCCCTGGCCTCTCCACTGGCCCTGTTCGGCCTGGCCCGCAGCGGGCCGGGGCTGATGGTGCCCCTGCTGGTGCTGCTCGGCTTGCTCACCTTCTCCACCAATCCGCCCCTGCTGGCCCTGGTCCAGGAGTCGGCGGGCTCCCGGCCGGCGGTGGCCAACGGGATCTTCATGACCCTGGGCTTCACCCTGCGCTCCGCGGCCCTGGTCTTGGTCGGCCGGCTCGGCGACACCCTGGGGCTGGTACGCGCCTTCGAGATCGCGGCCTTCGCCGCCCTGCTGGCGGTGGCCGGCGTGCTGGCACTGCCACGCCCGACCGACGGAGGCGTCCCCCGATGA